In Eucalyptus grandis isolate ANBG69807.140 chromosome 4, ASM1654582v1, whole genome shotgun sequence, the following proteins share a genomic window:
- the LOC104442748 gene encoding alpha-farnesene synthase, translating into MKLDAYKPLKAHVSLFLDDELRRFKEGSILFNRSNYEDVEAMIELLEASHLALEGENILHEAKAFSTGILRKRVSSLDGRLFKRTVHALELPLHWRVQWFDIKWQISLYEQREDKQSNLLELAKLNLNTVQATHQRDLREISRWWRDLGLMEHVDFTRNRLVESFLCALGLSQETRLSSLEELECFILVIDDVYDLYGSLEELECFTSAITRLSTMPPNLFLSSLFSLFSLTGKSDASRWDSEQIQQLPECMKVCFQALDDVIHEIAYDIGKDEDWHRVLPHLAKAWDNMGYTPSLEEYLSNAWTSSSGPLIMSHASFSVGHMNLEDVADLLERNKDLIYNVSMIIRLCNDLGTSTAERDRGDAPSSVVCYRREANVPEDVARKHIKELINQAWKSINAHCFGNFETPFVRTFIDATVNAARVAHMLYQLGDGFGVQDGDIRRQILSAVIHPVALN; encoded by the exons ATGAAATTGGATGCATATAAGCCACTCAAAGCTCATGTGTCATTATTCCTTGACG ATGAATTAAGACGCTTCAAAGAAGGAAGCATCTTATTCAACAGAAGCAATTACGAAGATGTTGAAGCTATGATAGAGCTTCTTGAGGCTTCACATCTGGCTTTGGAAGGTGAAAACATTTTGCATGAGGCGAAAGCCTTCTCAACTGGGATTCTCCGCAAAAGAGTGTCCAGTTTGGATGGTCGTCTCTTCAAACGCACCGTCCATGCTTTGGAGCTTCCGTTGCATTGGAGGGTCCAGTGGTTCGACATCAAATGGCAAATAAGCTTGTACGAGCAACGGGAGGACAAGCAAAGCAATCTGCTTGAGCTTGCCAAGCTCAATTTGAACACGGTCCAAGCCACACACCAAAGAGATCTTAGAGAGATATCTAG GTGGTGGAGGGATCTGGGACTCATGGAGCACGTGGACTTCACGAGGAATCGGCTGGTCGAGAGTTTCTTGTGTGCCCTTGGACTCTCTCAGGAAACACGGCTCAGCTCGCTGGAAGAGTTGGAATGCTTTATACTGGTGATCGACGATGTCTACGACCTTTATGGTTCGTTGGAAGAGTTGGAATGCTTTACCAGCGCCATTACCAGGTTGTCCACGATGCCTCCCAATCTCTTCCTTTCGTCTCTGTTCAGTTTATTTTCGCTAACTGGAAAATCTGATGCTTCTAGATGGGACTCGGAGCAGATTCAACAGCTTCCCGAGTGCATGAAGGTGTGTTTCCAAGCGCTTGACGATGTTATTCACGAGATCGCTTATGATATTGGCAAAGATGAAGATTGGCATCGAGTGCTACCACATCTTGCGAAAGCA TGGGACAATATGGGCTACACACCATCGCTGGAAGAGTACTTGAGCAATGCGTGGACATCATCTTCAGGACCACTGATCATGTCTCACGCTAGTTTCTCTGTGGGACATATGAATTTGGAGGATGTAGCAGATTTGCTCGAGAGAAACAAGGATCTGATTTACAATGTGTCCATGATAATTCGACTCTGCAATGACCTTGGAACGTCAACG GCCGAAAGAGACAGAGGAGATGCTCCATCGTCAGTGGTGTGTTACAGGCGAGAAGCGAATGTTCCGGAAGACGTCGCTAGGAAGCACATCAAGGAATTGATAAACCAGGCATGGAAAAGCATCAATGCTCATTGCTTTGGCAATTTCGAGACGCCCTTTGTCCGAACCTTCATTGATGCCACTGTGAACGCGGCTCGTGTTGCACATATGCTTTACCAGTTGGGAGATGGGTTTGGCGTCCAGGATGGTGATATTAGGCGGCAAATCTTATCTGCAGTGATCCACCCTGTCGCTCTTAACTGA
- the LOC120292991 gene encoding alpha-1,3-arabinosyltransferase XAT3-like, producing SLYNWWIMKYENILSRLSNYPLIDFAGDKRTHCLPEAIVGVKIHDDLTVDPSLMKGNKSILDFRHFLDRAYQPRIKGSIQDKEQGVQLKLNQSASVPTLGQSMKINKDDQKHQVKKPKLVILSRSGSRALVNEDCLVKMAEDMGFRVEVSRPKRTTELAKMYRLLNKSEVMVGVHGAALTHFLFLKPGSVLIQVIPLGTDSPAETCFGKPARELGLKYIGYKISPRESSLYNEYDKDDPVLTNPKGVTRKGWQYTKEIYLDRQNVSLDMRRFHKRLLQAYDYSFKKINGQISYNQTTDLFKLC from the coding sequence agtttgTACAATTGGTGGATTATGAAGTATGAGAACATCCTTTCTCGCCTCTCGAACTATCCGCTCATCGACTTTGCTGGAGATAAAAGAACCCATTGCTTACCGGAGGCCATTGTTGGTGTGAAAATCCATGATGACCTTACTGTGGATCCTTCACTGATGAAGGGGAATAAGAGCATCCTCGATTTCAGACACTTCCTTGACCGTGCTTACCAGCCGCGGATAAAAGGTTCAATACAAGACAAGGAGCAAGGGGTACAGCTGAAACTGAATCAATCGGCTTCAGTGCCAACTTTGGGGCAATcgatgaaaattaataaagacGACCAGAAACACCAGGTGAAGAAACCGAAGCTGGTGATATTATCGCGCAGTGGGTCCAGGGCGTTAGTTAACGAAGACTGCTTGGTTAAAATGGCAGAGGATATGGGGTTCAGAGTAGAAGTTTCGCGGCCTAAGCGAACGACTGAACTGGCGAAGATGTATCGCTTGCTTAATAAGAGCGAGGTTATGGTTGGTGTACACGGGGCTGCTTTGACCCACTTCCTTTTCCTGAAGCCTGGTTCTGTGCTCATCCAAGTCATTCCTTTAGGGACGGATTCACCAGCTGAGACATGCTTTGGTAAACCTGCTAGAGAGCTTGGTCTCAAGTATATTGGGTACAAGATTTCGCCTAGGGAGAGCTCACTGTATAATGAATACGATAAAGATGATCCAGTCCTTACGAATCCAAAGGGTGTGACTAGGAAGGGATGGCAATACACTAAGGAGATCTATCTCGACAGACAGAATGTGAGCTTGGACATGAGGAGATTCCACAAGCGGCTGCTTCAAGCCTATGACTATTCCTTCAAGAAAATAAACGGGCAAATTAGCTACAATCAAACAACCGACTTGTTTAAGCTTTGCTAA
- the LOC104441154 gene encoding alpha-farnesene synthase translates to MEYATEQAQFQPCQAHLQQVVGTMHQRRSANYKPSIWNYNFLQSLSSKHDLKEGIKERMEGLMEEVKRMLSEVVNSLAKLELIDIMTKLGLSNLFENEMKEALETVASINNGVFTMEEHLYANALRFRLLRQHGHIISQNELRSFKEGSILFNRSYCEDVEAMIELLEASHLALEGENILHEAKTFSTGILRKRVSSLDGRLFKRAVHALELPMHWRVQWFDIKWQISLYEQREDKQSNLLELAKLNFNTVQATHQRDLAEISRWWRDLGLMEHVEFTRDRLVESFLCALGLSQEPRLSSLRKSLTKVVILILVIDDVYDLYGSLEELECFTSAITRRDSEQIQQLPECMKVCFRALNDVIHEIAYDIGKDEDWHRVLPHLAKAWADFCKALLTEAKWDNMGYTPSLEEYLSNAWTSSSGPLIMSHASFFVGHMNLEDVADLLERNKDLIYNVSMIIRLCNDLGTSTAERDRGDAPSSVVCYMREANVPEDIARKHIKELINQEWKSINAYCFSNAETPFVRTFIDVTVNAARVAHMLYQFGDGFGVQDGDIRRQILSAVIHPLALN, encoded by the exons ATGGAGTACGCAACAGAACAAGCCCAGTTCCAACCATGCCAAGCGCATTTGCAACAAGTTGTGGGCACGATGCACCAAAGAAGATCGGCCAATTATAAACCTAGCATTTGGAATTACAATTTCTTGCAGTCGCTTAGCAGCAAACATGACCTC AAAGAAGGAATTAAAGAACGGATGGAAGGGCTCATGGAGGAAGTAAAGCGAATGTTATCGGAAGTAGTCAATTCACTTGCCAAGTTAGAGTTAATTGACATCATGACCAAACTGGGGTTGTCcaatctttttgaaaatgaaatgaaagaagcTCTTGAAACAGTTGCATCCATCAACAATGGTGTTTTCACTATGGAAGAACATCTCTATGCCAATGCACTTCGGTTTAGACTCCTTAGACAACATGGCCATATCATTTCGCAAA ATGAATTAAGGAGCTTCAAAGAAGGAAGCATTTTATTCAACAGAAGCTATTGCGAAGATGTTGAAGCTATGATAGAGCTTCTTGAGGCTTCACATCTGGCTTTGGAAGGTGAAAACATTTTGCACGAAGCGAAAACCTTCTCAACTGGGATACTTCGCAAGAGAGTCTCCAGTTTGGACGGTCGGCTCTTTAAACGCGCTGTACACGCTTTGGAGCTTCCGATGCATTGGAGGGTCCAGTGGTTTGACATCAAATGGCAAATAAGCTTGTACGAGCAACGGGAGGACAAGCAAAGCAATCTGCTTGAGCTTGccaagctcaatttcaacacGGTCCAAGCCACACACCAAAGAGATCTTGCAGAGATATCCAG ATGGTGGAGGGATCTGGGACTTATGGAGCACGTGGAGTTCACGAGGGATCGGCTGGTCGAGAGTTTCTTGTGTGCCCTTGGACTCTCTCAGGAACCACGGCTCAGCTCGCTCCGCAAATCTCTCACCAAAGTCGTCATCTTGATACTGGTGATCGACGATGTCTACGACCTTTATGGTTCGTTGGAAGAGTTGGAATGCTTTACCAGCGCCATTACCAG GCGGGACTCGGAGCAGATTCAACAGCTTCCCGAGTGCATGAAGGTGTGTTTCCGAGCGCTTAACGATGTTATTCACGAGATCGCTTATGATATTGGCAAAGATGAAGATTGGCATCGAGTGCTACCACATCTCGCGAAAGCC TGGGCAGACTTTTGCAAAGCCCTACTTACTGAAGCAAAGTGGGACAACATGGGCTACACACCATCGCTGGAAGAGTACTTGAGCAATGCGTGGACATCATCTTCAGGACCACTGATCATGTCTCACGCTAGTTTCTTTGTTGGACATATGAATTTGGAGGATGTAGCAGATTTGCTGGAGAGAAACAAGGATCTGATTTATAATGTGTCCATGATAATTAGACTCTGCAACGACCTTGGAACGTCAACG GCCGAAAGAGACAGAGGAGATGCTCCATCGTCGGTGGTGTGTTACATGCGAGAAGCGAATGTTCCGGAAGACATCGCTAGGAAGCACATCAAGGAATTGATAAACCAGGAATGGAAAAGCATCAATGCTTATTGCTTCAGCAATGCCGAGACGCCCTTTGTCCGAACCTTCATTGATGTCACCGTGAACGCGGCTCGCGTTGCGCATATGCTTTACCAGTTCGGAGATGGGTTTGGCGTCCAGGACGGTGATATTAGGCGGCAAATTTTATCTGCAGTGATCCACCCTCTCGCTCTTAACTGA